Proteins from one Pagrus major chromosome 1, Pma_NU_1.0 genomic window:
- the lgsn gene encoding lengsin: MSLGNRKGVRVTGKYAPPVDWSSRGRGPSIVHPPTSIPLPPDSPTVISIGPLPHRPPERVDDPRMDEPAVGEDWTREVSSQTRMTCGEMGVPRQTMEELKTILRDSPLLSIRGKDVGKPGSPYTYLHGSSSSGGSGGGRPDRRQDDGNPNRAFSTFKPHADASRRGPSSRDSSSIQLPSSMDSSSSFRSDANTNRQPGVRAHTNASGGYSGETGASHTDNGNDTVENFGNVRFFSAMEQIKQQIARENINFVRFEATDLHGVSRSKTVPVRFFHEKAVYGIPMPRSYLELTLSPKSNEVDNASTANFSSDVLLIPDLSTFRVLPWAEQTARVICDPCTVTGSPLRTSPRLIAKQLLNQLQTMGFSLYSSFTYECCVLGAPDRIGPKTLMFPATTLLSNHDLPFFQQLVDSMYCMGADIDSISSASGPGQMEINLRPEFGIAAADTAFTFRTGIKEMARKHSYIASFFTDDGLYNAGVLSHSLWDANGRRSLFHSGEKAGELSEIGRKWLAGLLTHSAALSCLMSPGLGCRSHIAKTIKDPKRMLCATCGCNDNSSSFNIKCHGGRETHIDNKLGSAMANPYIVLAATAAAGLDGIRRNLNIDGSLNKAPSQQKEFAIPVKLDSALEALGDDHVIRSALGEPFVQYFIAMKKFEIETQELDDERNKCLEYFI, encoded by the exons ATGAGCCTGGGCAACAGGAAGGGAGTGAGGGTGACTGGGAAGTATGCGCCTCCGGTGgactggagcagcagaggacgAGGTCCGTCCATCGTCCACCCTCCCACCAGCATCCCTTTACCTCCAGACAGCCCGACTGTGATCTCCATCGGCCCTCTGCCCCACAGGCCCCCGGAACGAGTTGATGATCCCAGGATGGATGAACCTGCCGTTGGGGAGGACTGGACCAGAGAGGTGTCTTCACAAACCCGGATGACCTGCGGTGAGATGGGCGTCCCCCGGCAGACCATGGAGGAGCTGAAGACCATCCTGAGGGACAGTCCTCTGCTCAGCATCAGAGGAAAAGATGTCGGGAAGCCAGGGAGTCCTTATACGTACCTCCAcggaagcagcagcagcggcggcagtGGTGGTGGAAGGCCCGACAGACGGCAGGACGATGGAAACCCCAACAGGGCGTTCAGCACCTTCAAACCCCACGCTGACGCTTCCAGAAGGGGGCCCAGCTCCAGAGATAGTTCATCTATTCAGCTGCCTTCCAGCATGGATTCATCCAGCTCATTCAGGTCTGATGCCAACACAAATAGGCAGCCTGGAGTCAGGGCACACACAAACGCAAGCGGTGGCTACTCGGGAGAGACTGGAGCTTCTCATACAG ATAACGGAAACGACACGGTCGAGAACTTTGGGAACGTGAGGTTCTTTTCAGCCATGGAGCAGATCAAACAGCAGATCGCCAGAGAAAACATCAACTTCGTTCGCTTCGAAGCCACCGACCTCCACGGGGTGTCCCGGTCCAAGACAGTGCCCGTCCGCTTCTTCCAT GAGAAAGCGGTCTATGGGATACCGATGCCGAGAAGCTACCTGGAGCTGACCCTGAGCCCAAAGAGTAACGAGGTGGACAATGCCAGCACTGCCAACTTCAGCAGTGATGTCCTTCTGATCCCTGACCTTTCAACCTTCAGGGTCTTACCCTGGGCCGAGCAGACAGCCCGGGTCATCTGCGACCCCTGCACAGTGACAGGAAGCCCCCTTCGCACGTCGCCTCGCCTCATTGCCAAGCAGCTGCTCAACCAGCTCCAAACCATGGGATTCTCCTTGTACTCATCCTTCACCTACGAGTGCTGCGTCCTCGGAGCGCCGGACCGGATCGGACCAAAGACACTCATGTTCCCGGCCACCACCCTGCTCAGTAACCACGACCTGCCTTTCTTCCAGCAGCTGGTGGACAGTATGTACTGCATGGGTGCAGACATAGACAGCATCTCCTCTGCAAGTGGCCCAGGCCAGATGGAGATCAACCTGAGGCCAGAGTTTGGGATTGCAGCTGCAGATACCGCCTTCACCTTCCGCACCGGCATCAAGGAGATGGCTCGTAAACACAGCTACATCGCTAGCTTCTTTACCGATGACGGCCTGTACAATGCTGGGGTGCTCTCTCACAGTTTGTGGGATGCTAACGGCCGTCGTAGCCTCTTCCACAGCGGGGAGAAGGCAGGCGAGCTCTCTGAGATCGGCAGGAAATGGCTGGCTGGACTCCTCACTCACTCTGCTGCCCTGAGCTGCCTGATGTCGCCCGGCCTCGGCTGCCGGAGCCACATCGCCAAGACAATCAAAGACCCCAAACGAATGCTGTGTGCCACCTGCGGATGCAATGATAACAGTAGCTCCTTCAATATCAAGTGTCACGGCGGGAGGGAGACACACATCGACAACAAGCTGGGCTCAGCCATGGCCAACCCTTACATTGTGCTGGCTGCTACTGCGGCCGCAGGACTGGACGGCATCAGACGAAACCTCAACATCGACGGCAGTCTGAACAAAGCCCCCAGTCAGCAGAAGGAGTTCGCCATTCCCGTGAAGCTCGACAGCGCCCTGGAGGCCCTGGGGGACGATCACGTCATCCGCAGCGCCCTCGGAGAGCCGTTTGTTCAGTATTTCATCGCcatgaaaaagtttgagatTGAGACCCAAGAACTGGATGACGAGAGGAACAAGTGCCTGGAGTATTTCATCTAG
- the LOC141002058 gene encoding uncharacterized protein, translating into MESDLSQLSSLKEDDTPVYIQPHYKESYRLAIYALLCGGKEAYEEFLRAEQISHLLSEEEILFILENAELPVLEEETEGKQDKDGVSPSTYFPIESDEEVPDLELGWPDVSLESMDTSISLLYQPPRQNTPSIKEVVRKQIQEARQVIAIAMDVFTDVDIFKELITATLRGVAVYILLDESHYSSFLAMSHRVGINIQDLKNIRVRAVQGQQYKCQSGVKFHGDLEQKFLLVDCRTVLYGTYSFTWSYEKIHLSMILVITGQLVCSYDEEFRRLYARSTVPPVQSTERPSVQYLREPVTIQSPNSSQLSLHQIHMRSVGMQAMRSAQDEKYNNDAMLTRGLSVQERLHQYHYPDIGNLVRGHSYGGELQKINSLTRLRMGTKDLGVPVLPERTGSNLRGVNDMLLSNRSQQHLRHQTRYGADQNLIPFNSETSLHRWKMNTYMNDSDMPLDASCDALSPLSSPYSSHTGLNEYQSQQIHSRSRHIKSRMEEMRQNRLSLQDFTNLRQSQESLRSGYLQERPKFVSLRRGLDMSVAELESNTQNGSNQNPANPIDSEPNMEEGLTDGHRSTSHYDVKTVSDRRTALTYDWHEPLSRTTSASDLDMKLKDPSLKLSHLQPSGLSNQHARAMESLTEIPEEKEGSSSRVNSSDSAAFKEGNEEIRKDERAAPKENSVKLNLNHGSVGKVANSSDSAAPKVQKPIPNEAQTVPNTSHHAAEPKTSYTDKGQTQSEEPTLQRKNSLRMKVYSLLTKDEKTLQRKPSLRSKTPSASNQPVKTDHSQASQNSVDAPSETEKTKSAFPRLSIQRSSKRKTNLAAEQDRGSGSTLDDEGAPTVQRQKAYSRFEYLMNNDSNPKDRGSPLNRPQSGYPAYQTQSGTENKLGRFMQRVGGLIGKNK; encoded by the exons ATGGAGTCCGACCTGTCCCAGCTGTCTTCACTGAAAGAAGACGACACTCCGGTTTACATCCAGCCACATTATAAGGAGTCCTACCGTCTGGCCATCTACGCCCTGCTCTGCGGGGGCAAAGAGGCCTACGAGGAGTTCCTCCGAGCGGAGCAGATCAGCCACCttctgtcagaggaggagatcCTGTTCATTTTGGAAAATGCAGAGTTACCTGTACTGGAGGAAGAGACCGAGGGGAAACAGGACAAGGACGGGGTCAGTCCTTCCACGTACTTCCCAATCGAGTCGGACGAGGAGGTGCCAGACCTGGAGCTGGGCTGGCCCGATGTGTCGTTGGAGAGCATGGACACGAGCATCAGCCTGCTGTACCAGCCGCCCAGACAAAACACGCCGAGCATTAAAGAAGTGGTTCGCAAACAGATACAGGAGGCGAGGCAG GTTATTGCCATAGCGATGGATGTCTTCACTGACGTCGATATTTTCAAAGAGCTCATCACGGCCACGCTGAGGGGAGTGGCAGTCTACATCCTCCTGGACGAGTCCCACTACAGTAGCTTCCTCGCCATGTCGCACAGGGTGGGCATCAACATCCAAGACCTCAAG AACATCCGTGTTCGGGCGGTTCAGGGTCAGCAGTACAAGTGTCAGTCCGGGGTGAAGTTTCACGGAGATCTGGAGCAAAAATTCCTTCTGGTGGACTGCCGGACGGTGTTGTACGGAACGTACAG cttcACGTGGTCGTATGAGAAGATCCACCTCAGCATGATCCTGGTGATCACAGGTCAGCTGGTTTGCTCTTACGACGAGGAGTTTCGAAGACTGTACGCTCGCTCCACAGTTCCTCCAGTGCAGTCCACAGAGAGGCCATCTGTCCAGTACCTGAGAGAACCTGTGACCATACAGAGCCCAAACTCCAGCCAGCTATCCCTCCATCAGATTCACATGAGATCCGTAGGGATGCAAGCCATGAGAAGTGCTCAGGATGAAAAGTATAACAATGATGCCATGTTGACCAGGGGCCTCAGCGTGCAGGAGAGACTGCATCAATATCATTATCCTGACATCGGGAATCTGGTGCGGGGACACAGTTATGGCGGAGaactgcagaaaataaactccCTGACTCGGCTGAGGATGGGAACCAAAGACCTTGGAGTCCCTGTTCTTCCAGAGAGGACTGGATCGAACCTGAGGGGTGTGAACGACATGCTGCTGTCAAACAGGTCTCAGCAGCATCTTAGGCACCAGACTCGCTATGGAGCAGATCAGAATCTGATTCCCTTCAACTCTGAAACATCACTGCACAGGTGGAAGATGAACACATACATGAACGACAGCGACATGCCTCTAGATGCATCATGTGACGCGTTATCCCCATTGTCATCTCCATACAGTAGTCACACCGGATTAAACGAGTATCAGTCACAGCAGATCCACAGCAGGTCTAGGCACATTAAGTCCAGGATGGAAGAAATGAGGCAAAACAGACTCAGTCTGCAGGATTTCACCAACCTCAGGCAGAGCCAAGAGTCCTTGAGGTCTGGGTATCTGCAAGAAAGACCTAAATTTGTCTCGTTACGAAGAGGTCTGGACATGAGTGTGGCAGAATTagagtcaaacacacaaaacggAAGCAACCAGAATCCAGCCAACCCAATAGACAGTGAACCAAACATGGAAGAAGGTCTCACTGATGGGCATCGTTCCACCTCTCACTACGATGTCAAAACGGTTTCAGATCGAAGGACGGCGCTGACGTATGACTGGCATGAGCCTCTTTCCAGAACAACCTCGGCGAGTGACTTAGATATGAAACTAAAGGATCCATCGCTCAAGCTCTCTCATCTGCAGCCCAGTGGTCTCAGTAACCAGCACGCAAGAGCGATGGAGTCTTTGACCGAAATCCCTGAAGAGAAAGAGGGTTCAAGCTCACGTGTCAACAGTTCAGACTCTGCTGCATTCAAAGAGGGAAACGAGGAGATTCGCAAGGACGAGAGAGCTGCTCCAAAGGAGAACTCTGTGAAACTGAACTTAAACCATGGCTCTGTAGGTAAGGTGGCCAACAGCTCAGACTCAGCAGCTCCAAAAGTACAGAAACCAATACCGAATGAGGCACAAACTGTCCCAAACACTTCTCACCATGCAGCGGAGCCTAAGACTAGTTACACGGACAAAGGGCAAACACAGTCCGAGGAACCGACCCTTCAAAGGAAAAATTCCTTGAGAATGAAAGTATATTCACTGCTCACAAAAGACGAGAAGACGCTCCAAAGAAAGCCTTCATTGAGATCAAAGACTCCCTCAGCATCAAACCAACCAGTCAAAACAGACCACTCACAGGC GTCACAGAACTCTGTCGATGCTCCATCTGAGACAGAGAAGACAAAATCTGCATTCCCGAGATTATCTATTCAGCGTTCAAGTAAAAGAAAGACGAACCTCGCGGCAGAGCAGGACCGAGGATCGGGGAGCACTCTGGACGACGAGGGAGCGCCTACCGTTCAAAGACAGAAAGCCTACAGTCGATTTGAATATTTGATGAACAATGATAGCAATCCCAAAGACAGAGGCTCTCcgctgaacaggcctcagtctgGATATCCAGCGTATCAGACGCAAAGTggcactgaaaacaaactggGTAGATTCATGCAGCGCGTAGGCGGTCTTATAGGCAAGAACAAGTAG